The Streptomyces sp. NBC_00335 DNA window GTTGGGGGCGGTCGGTGGCCGCCGCGTCGTGGTCGGCCGGGGAGAGCCGGCTGAGCACCCCGGCCTCGTTCATCCCGTAGCCCTGGGTCCAGCGCACCCCGGGACCCCAGCGGGTCAGCGCCCGCCGCAGCCGCTCCGGGTGCACGGGGGAGTCGCCGTAGGAGACCCGTACCAGGCCGGGCACGCCGTCGGCGGTCTCCGGGTCGTCGAGCAGCCGGTACAGCATCGAGGGGGTCAGGTACGTGGCCGCCGGCCCGAGCCGCCGGCAGGCCTCGGCGAACTCCCGGGTGCCGAGGGGGTGCACGATCTCCGAGCGGCCGCCGACGCGCAGCTGCTCCAGGCAGCGGCCGCCGGAGCGCTGGGAGAGCGCGTCGGTCGAGACGAACGTGAGCGGCGCGGAGCCGTCGGTGGACGGGGAGTCGCCGCGGGTTGCCGTACGGGCCGCCATCGCGGCGAAGGTCGAGGCCACCCCCTTCGGCCGGCCCGTCGTACCGCCCGTGTAGGTCACCCGGGCCACGTCCTCGCCGCGCGCCGCCACCGCGACGGGCAGGGCCTCCCGGGTGGAGGCCAGCTCCAGCAGCGCGGCCAGCCCGATGCGGGCTCCCGGGCCCGGCGGCACCGGGGTGTCGTGGACGACCAGGTCGGGCTCGCAGTCCCGTAGGAGGTGGTCGAGTCCGTGGGTGGTGGGGCCGACGCACACGTGGGTCAGCCGGGCCCCCAGCACGTGCGCGGCGAGCCGTACGAGCAGGGTCCGGGGCGGATTGCCCGCCGATACGCAGGCCAGCCCGGAGCCGCGCCGGATCCCCAGCTCGGCCAGGGCGCCCGCCAGCCGGTACGTCCAGGCCAGCACCTCGGAGTGGGTCAGGACCCAGGACCCGGACCCGAAGGCGGGGCGGTCGCCGTACCGCTCGCAGGCGTCGATCAGGTCCGTGACGTACCGCGCGCCGCTGCTCATGGCGCCACGGTATCCGGCGGTCCCGATCCGAAGGACGGGCCCTGCCACCAGGAGACGGTCTAGGGGTCGACGATCTCCACCAGCGGCGGGTGGTCGTGCCAGGTGCAGAACACCGACACCTCGCGGCCGTCACGGGTGAAGGTGACGCGGATCCAGGACGGCTGCTTCCAGACCTGCATCCGCCACCCGGCCAGCGGGGTCGCCGAGACCAGATCGGCGGAGGTGGTGCCCAGATCGAAGACGACCCGGCCGCCCGAGACGCTGTACGCCTTCACGTTCTCGCTCGCGGCCCCCTGCCGCTGCGGCCGGGGGGTGGGCGGCGGGGAGGATCTGGCAGAGGGGGAAGGGGAGGCCGGCGCGGTGGACGCGGACGCGGACGGCGACGGCGAAGGCGACGGCGAGGGTGTCGGGGACGGCAGGGGCTCCGGCTGCGTCGCCCGGTGGGTGGAGGAGGAGAGGGGCTGCGTGGCCAGCGGCACCGCGAGCGGCGGATCGTAGGCGGTACCGGACATGACCGAGTGCACGCCCCACCACGACAGCGTCACCGCCGCCCCGGTCGCCAGGGTCCACGCACCCGCATGGCCGACTGCTCTCCCGACAAGTCCTCGTCGCATCGGGGGACATACTGCACCACCCGTCCCAGACCCGGCCCGGCACCCCTCGCCATCCCCCGAATGGGCTACCGTGCGGGCCATGGCTAGTGTGCTCGTGGTCGAGGACGACCAGTTCGTACGTTCCGCCCTCATCCGGCACCTGACAGAGGCCTCGCACACCGTGCGCAGCGTCGGCACCGCCCTGGAGGCGCTGCGCGAGGTCGCCCACAACCGCTTCGACGTGGTGATCCTCGACCTCGGACTGCCCGACCTGGACGGCGCCGAGGCCCTGAAGATGCTGCGCGGGATCACCGACGTGCCCGTCATCATCGCGACCGCCCGCGACGACGAGGCGGAGATCGTCCGGCTGCTCAACGACGGCGCCGACGACTACCTGACCAAACCCTTCTCCGTGGAACACCTCTCCGCCCGGATGGCCGCCGTCCTGCGCCGCGCCCGCTCCTCCGCCGGGGCCGAACCGCCCTCCCGCGTGCTGCGCGTCGGCGGCCTCGCCATCGACCCGCTGCGCCGCCAGGCCGAGCTGGACGGGGCGGTACTGGACCTCACGCGGCGGGAGTTCGACCTGCTGGCCTTCCTCGCCGGGCGGCCGGGCGTGGTCGTGGCCCGCCGGGAGCTGCTCGCCGAGGTCTGGCAGCAGTCGTACGGCGACGACCAGACCATCGACGTCCACCTGTCGTGGCTGCGCCGCAAGCTCGGCGAGACCGCCGCCAGCCCGCGCTACCTGCACACGTTGCGGGGTGTCGGGGTGAAGCTGGAGCCGCCGGCGTGAGGGGCCCGCTGTGAGGTGGGCGCTGGTCAAGGTGTGCCTCGCGGTCACCGTGATGGTGGTCGTGGCCTTCGCCGTACCGCTCGGGCTCGTCGTCCAGGAGATGGCCAGCGACCGGGCGTTCTCCAACGCCGAGCGGCAGGCCGCCACCATCGGGCCGACGCTGTCCATCACCACCGACCCGGTGCAGTTGCGCAAGGCCGTGGAATCCACGCAGATGGGCGCCGACCGGCGGATGGCCGTGCACGTCCCGGCCGTCGGGGACGACCCGCGCGTGGACATCGGCGACGGCTGGGCCGGCGAGCGCGCCGTCTCCCAGGTCCGGCGGATCGGGCGGGCCGCGACGGCCCCCGTGGCGGGCGGCGGCTTCGCGCTGCTCCAGCCCGTGGCGCTCGGCTCCGGGGACATCGCCGTGGTGGAGATCCTCGTTCCGGAGAGCGAGGTCAGCAACGGCGTCGCCACCGCCTGGGTGGTCCTCGCCGGAGTGGGCCTCGCCCT harbors:
- a CDS encoding class I adenylate-forming enzyme family protein — translated: MSSGARYVTDLIDACERYGDRPAFGSGSWVLTHSEVLAWTYRLAGALAELGIRRGSGLACVSAGNPPRTLLVRLAAHVLGARLTHVCVGPTTHGLDHLLRDCEPDLVVHDTPVPPGPGARIGLAALLELASTREALPVAVAARGEDVARVTYTGGTTGRPKGVASTFAAMAARTATRGDSPSTDGSAPLTFVSTDALSQRSGGRCLEQLRVGGRSEIVHPLGTREFAEACRRLGPAATYLTPSMLYRLLDDPETADGVPGLVRVSYGDSPVHPERLRRALTRWGPGVRWTQGYGMNEAGVLSRLSPADHDAAATDRPQLLGSVGRPAPGVEVEVRGCAPGATGEVWVRSPMVMAGYRNQPALTAEVLHDGWLRTGDVGHFDADGYLYLDDRVKDVVMVHGANIYCGPIETALTRHPAVARAAVVGRTDPVTGEAVCAFLVAAPGHAPTEEAAAEACALVEAELAPGQRPAAVFWLPALPLTGRGKPDKRRLRELAAASRE
- a CDS encoding response regulator transcription factor produces the protein MASVLVVEDDQFVRSALIRHLTEASHTVRSVGTALEALREVAHNRFDVVILDLGLPDLDGAEALKMLRGITDVPVIIATARDDEAEIVRLLNDGADDYLTKPFSVEHLSARMAAVLRRARSSAGAEPPSRVLRVGGLAIDPLRRQAELDGAVLDLTRREFDLLAFLAGRPGVVVARRELLAEVWQQSYGDDQTIDVHLSWLRRKLGETAASPRYLHTLRGVGVKLEPPA